Proteins encoded together in one Bacteroides zoogleoformans window:
- a CDS encoding RagB/SusD family nutrient uptake outer membrane protein: MRNYREYMAALSLFLGGIFAGCEDIKFGEAFLEKPLSNEYTIDSVFNKKIFAEQALAEAYHSLPDFLPSQGRMGYGVLEILTDIGDWTKKGAPKFYTGTVDATNDFLEHLPYRPDTDKNTRGVGPIYGLRRAYIYLENVDRVPDMSDEEKAFGKGEAKMIIAYHYVQMLRYYGGMPWIDHAYTAGDEMMMPRMTVQETVEKIVGLLDEAAALLPWEWKNHADDDGRMTAAAALALKSRVLQFAASPLFNAEKPYKEGEAASAHLVWYGNYSSERWQKALDAGLSFLRENNKHGGIYRLVNTGNPREDFVAGYFKRNNHETLISSRRFTTYMIGKTPFAQIRYGVASPTLNYVDMFQMNDGTEFDWNNPDHKKNPFFDASGHPRRDIRLYETVAVTGDKFRGQQKVEIYEGTQQYPYKSGRMSYNGFAMRKFIRNFNEEVNGEPYICPLLRLPEVYLNMAEAMNELGKANVADEFGHTAYDYVNLVRSRAGMPPLTAATTRQGEPLREAILRERALEFGYEEVRYFDLVRWKRSDLFTKPLSRLIIKKAGKNYTYKVSTAMAEQRKHVRPDRWDEKYFLLPLPISEINKKYGLTQNPGW, encoded by the coding sequence ATGAGAAACTATCGAGAATACATGGCTGCTCTCTCTTTGTTTTTGGGAGGCATCTTTGCCGGATGCGAAGATATTAAATTCGGTGAAGCTTTTCTGGAAAAGCCTTTGAGCAATGAATATACCATCGATTCGGTTTTCAACAAGAAAATCTTTGCCGAGCAGGCTTTGGCGGAGGCCTATCACTCCTTACCCGATTTTCTGCCTTCACAAGGACGGATGGGATATGGTGTATTGGAAATATTGACCGATATAGGAGACTGGACCAAAAAAGGTGCTCCGAAGTTCTATACCGGTACGGTGGATGCCACCAATGATTTTCTGGAACATCTTCCTTATAGGCCGGACACGGATAAAAATACGAGAGGGGTAGGGCCCATATACGGACTTCGGCGGGCGTATATCTATCTGGAGAACGTGGATCGAGTGCCGGACATGTCAGATGAAGAAAAAGCCTTCGGTAAGGGTGAGGCCAAGATGATCATCGCTTACCATTATGTGCAGATGCTTCGCTACTACGGGGGTATGCCTTGGATTGATCATGCTTATACGGCAGGAGATGAGATGATGATGCCCCGTATGACCGTGCAGGAGACGGTGGAAAAGATTGTAGGATTGCTGGATGAAGCCGCCGCTCTTTTGCCATGGGAATGGAAAAACCATGCGGACGACGACGGACGTATGACGGCCGCTGCCGCTCTGGCTTTAAAGTCGAGGGTGCTGCAATTTGCGGCCAGTCCGCTGTTCAATGCCGAAAAACCATATAAAGAGGGAGAAGCCGCATCGGCACATCTCGTATGGTATGGCAACTATTCGTCCGAGAGGTGGCAGAAAGCGCTGGATGCCGGATTGTCTTTTCTGCGTGAAAACAATAAACACGGTGGCATTTATCGGCTGGTGAATACCGGAAATCCCCGTGAAGACTTTGTGGCCGGATATTTCAAGCGCAACAACCATGAGACGTTGATTTCTTCGAGACGTTTCACCACCTATATGATAGGTAAGACGCCTTTTGCACAAATACGCTACGGAGTGGCCTCGCCCACATTGAATTACGTAGATATGTTTCAGATGAATGACGGTACGGAGTTTGACTGGAACAATCCCGACCATAAGAAGAATCCTTTCTTTGATGCTTCGGGCCATCCGCGACGGGACATTCGCCTGTATGAAACGGTTGCCGTGACGGGAGATAAATTCAGAGGGCAACAGAAGGTGGAGATTTATGAAGGAACCCAACAGTATCCTTATAAGAGCGGGCGCATGAGCTATAATGGCTTCGCGATGCGTAAGTTCATCCGCAATTTCAATGAAGAGGTAAACGGTGAACCTTATATCTGTCCGTTGCTGCGCTTGCCGGAAGTCTACCTGAATATGGCGGAGGCCATGAACGAGTTGGGTAAGGCCAACGTTGCCGATGAGTTCGGGCATACGGCTTATGATTATGTGAACTTGGTGAGGTCGCGGGCCGGAATGCCGCCTCTGACGGCTGCCACAACCCGGCAGGGAGAGCCGTTGCGCGAGGCCATATTGCGCGAAAGGGCTTTGGAATTCGGTTATGAGGAGGTTCGGTATTTCGACCTTGTGCGCTGGAAACGTTCGGATTTGTTCACCAAACCCCTGTCTCGTCTGATTATAAAGAAAGCGGGGAAGAATTATACTTATAAGGTATCCACTGCGATGGCCGAACAGCGGAAACACGTCAGACCGGACAGGTGGGACGAAAAGTATTTCTTGCTGCCTTTGCCCATTTCCGAGATTAATAAGAAATATGGATTGACGCAAAATCCCGGCTGGTGA
- a CDS encoding SusC/RagA family TonB-linked outer membrane protein, with translation MKKVIYTIAFSFVFVASGAAQTNIKEDKKESGTLLLQNNTENKNVDLGMYASGEKRKTQSVSTVYADELEKNAVVSPYNALYGLLPGLSVMQNTAWNTEKSRLNIRGRGSLNGDAPLIVVDGFVRPMEFVNLSEIESISVLKDGAATALWGGRGANGVIVVTTKRGEYNKKDIRVDYKYGWGLPVNQPEFADAHTYALARNEALKNDGLQPDMDADGFRNADGSNDLYPNVDWQKEALRNHTVNHQLDILFRGGGKRLRYFTTLNYKNDMGLLNTKYTDYTERYNSQMKKYFLNLRMNLDVDVSNVTRLKLSMLGMLRETNRPYANETALFGLLYNTPSAAFPLKTREGEWGGNNILKTNPIARLADEGYYKLNQRMLQADLRVLQDLSMLTPGLSAELAVAYDNNATYQETGHKGFRYQTVEKDAQGNPVYTHYGNANNELQISNSGFANQYIHTNFEGKLSYHRFRHKHELTAAAMFRHESMTLSGRNNSRYRQYILGTAGYNYDNRYFLDVVANCFGSSVLAKNDKYRFLPAVSAAWLLSNEAFMKAVPTMDYLKLRASYGRSGYDLYDYALDRQYWIGTGSYHFKDANTSAGTSLTEGKLAMERLDLEVADKYNVGIDVSLWKSLSLSADIFYDRRSKILIDGKGLISSAIGVEVPGMNAGRVDTKGAELSAMWKRGGKNFKYYAGVNAAYVRTKVVENGEGHLPYDYLSAKGHRLGQIFGLEAIGYFRDADDIKNSPVQRFSEVRPGDVKYRDLNNDNVIDKNDVKAIGKSGMIPDLYYGINIGFEYKGFGVDALFQGIGGYSVMLNTESVYWPLRNNTNISTWYLKDRIRWTEETKDVANVPRLTTEDNANNFRNSTQWLENGDYLKLRNLNVYYNLPSAWMQKLKIRKAQVYARANNLFSLDHVKYLNSENLRVNYPDMISVYFGLSVNF, from the coding sequence ATGAAGAAAGTAATATATACAATCGCTTTTTCATTTGTGTTCGTGGCCTCCGGAGCGGCGCAGACGAACATAAAGGAGGATAAGAAGGAGAGCGGAACTCTCTTATTGCAAAATAATACCGAGAATAAAAACGTGGATCTGGGGATGTATGCCTCCGGAGAGAAGCGGAAGACACAATCTGTTTCTACCGTCTATGCGGACGAGTTGGAGAAGAACGCCGTAGTGAGCCCCTACAATGCCCTTTACGGATTACTGCCGGGTTTGAGCGTGATGCAGAATACAGCCTGGAATACGGAAAAATCGCGTTTGAACATACGCGGGCGCGGGTCTTTGAACGGCGATGCCCCTTTGATTGTGGTAGATGGCTTTGTACGTCCGATGGAGTTTGTCAATCTATCGGAAATAGAATCGATATCTGTATTGAAAGACGGGGCAGCCACTGCCTTGTGGGGAGGTAGAGGAGCCAACGGAGTGATTGTGGTGACTACGAAACGAGGAGAGTACAACAAGAAAGATATTCGCGTGGACTATAAGTACGGGTGGGGGCTGCCTGTCAACCAACCGGAGTTTGCCGATGCCCATACGTATGCATTGGCTCGTAACGAGGCGCTCAAGAACGATGGGCTTCAGCCTGATATGGATGCCGACGGCTTTCGCAATGCGGATGGAAGCAACGACTTGTATCCCAATGTAGACTGGCAGAAAGAAGCCTTGCGCAATCATACCGTCAATCATCAACTGGATATCTTGTTTCGTGGAGGCGGTAAGCGCCTGCGCTACTTCACAACACTGAATTATAAGAATGACATGGGGTTGCTGAATACGAAATATACCGATTATACCGAACGCTATAATTCGCAAATGAAGAAATATTTCCTGAATCTTCGGATGAATCTGGATGTGGATGTATCGAATGTGACCCGTCTGAAGTTAAGTATGCTGGGTATGCTGCGCGAGACCAACCGCCCGTATGCCAACGAAACGGCATTGTTCGGTTTGCTTTACAATACTCCTTCTGCCGCTTTCCCCCTGAAAACCCGGGAAGGCGAGTGGGGAGGAAATAATATCTTGAAAACAAATCCCATCGCACGCCTTGCGGACGAAGGCTATTATAAGCTGAATCAGCGCATGTTGCAGGCAGACCTGCGCGTGTTGCAGGACCTTTCCATGCTGACCCCCGGCTTAAGTGCGGAATTGGCAGTGGCTTACGACAACAATGCCACTTACCAGGAAACGGGACATAAAGGTTTCCGCTATCAGACGGTGGAGAAAGATGCGCAAGGAAATCCTGTGTATACGCATTATGGCAATGCTAACAACGAGTTGCAAATTAGCAATTCCGGTTTTGCCAATCAATACATCCACACCAACTTTGAAGGCAAGCTGAGTTATCATCGTTTCCGGCACAAGCACGAGCTGACAGCCGCCGCCATGTTCCGCCATGAGTCGATGACACTGAGCGGCCGGAACAACAGCCGTTATCGCCAATATATACTCGGAACGGCCGGCTATAACTACGACAACCGTTACTTTCTGGATGTGGTGGCCAACTGTTTCGGCAGCAGTGTGCTTGCCAAGAACGACAAATATAGGTTTCTCCCGGCTGTTTCTGCCGCATGGCTGCTCTCGAACGAGGCTTTCATGAAAGCGGTTCCGACAATGGATTATTTGAAACTGCGGGCTTCGTACGGACGTTCGGGCTATGACCTGTATGACTATGCGCTTGACAGACAATATTGGATAGGCACAGGCTCTTATCATTTCAAGGATGCCAACACCTCCGCGGGAACCAGCCTGACGGAAGGGAAACTGGCCATGGAGAGGCTTGATCTGGAGGTGGCCGACAAATACAATGTGGGCATAGATGTGTCGTTGTGGAAGAGTTTGTCTCTTTCGGCGGATATTTTTTACGACCGGCGTTCAAAGATTCTTATCGACGGGAAAGGCCTGATCTCTTCAGCCATCGGGGTGGAAGTGCCCGGTATGAATGCGGGCAGAGTAGATACGAAAGGAGCCGAACTTTCGGCCATGTGGAAACGCGGAGGCAAGAACTTCAAGTATTATGCGGGGGTTAACGCGGCGTATGTCCGTACCAAGGTCGTTGAAAACGGAGAGGGCCATCTGCCTTATGATTACCTCTCTGCCAAAGGTCATCGGCTGGGGCAGATTTTCGGTTTGGAGGCCATCGGCTATTTCCGTGATGCGGATGATATAAAGAACAGTCCCGTGCAACGCTTTTCGGAAGTTCGTCCGGGCGATGTGAAATACAGAGACCTGAACAATGACAACGTCATAGACAAGAACGACGTGAAGGCCATCGGGAAGTCGGGAATGATTCCCGACCTGTATTATGGCATCAATATCGGCTTTGAATACAAAGGCTTCGGTGTGGATGCGCTTTTTCAAGGCATCGGAGGATACAGCGTGATGCTTAACACAGAGAGTGTCTATTGGCCGTTGCGCAATAATACAAATATTTCCACTTGGTATCTGAAAGACAGAATCCGCTGGACGGAAGAGACGAAAGATGTGGCCAACGTTCCACGACTGACGACCGAAGATAATGCCAATAACTTCAGAAACAGTACGCAATGGTTGGAAAATGGTGATTATTTGAAGTTGCGCAATCTGAATGTCTATTATAATCTGCCTTCGGCATGGATGCAAAAACTGAAGATAAGAAAGGCGCAGGTTTATGCCCGTGCCAACAATCTTTTCTCGCTGGATCACGTGAAGTACCTGAACAGCGAAAACTTGAGAGTGAATTATCCGGATATGATTTCCGTTTACTTCGGACTGAGTGTTAACTTTTAA
- a CDS encoding RagB/SusD family nutrient uptake outer membrane protein, which translates to MKKYIVMAGLMLSVSGCSLLELDETTGLTREEAFAYFDNVRGLATYVYSRLPDELGGIGGALRESATDNSVYIWSDNSVHTFYNNAWNPVNTVDDVWGRCYGAIRSCNSFLENYSPQRLERFRWNDTYDEDIAKANMYGQELRVLRAFFFFELAKRYGDIPLLTRTYTTDEINNVEKTAFHEVINFICRECDEAAQHLPVRQKDFWAESGRVTKGTAQALKARALLYAASPLHNTAQEASRWEAAAKAAYALIEAGNYSLPPIDKDPLYHKDGGNEVLKSSQLIFERRSGDTFDYEVTNLPISYEKGKTGNVPTQNLVDAFQMADGTDFDWTALAPGANPYANRDPRFYHTVLCNGDTWMHTVIEAHEGGKDGAGTAGTTKTGYYLKKYMNETVSLVPSKERKKPHHYALFRYAEVLLNYAEAMNEWRGADYTDATFHLSARAALNQVRAAAKMPPVTAVGDAFKESIRRERRVELAFEDHRFWDIRRWKIGESTKNIYCVRITLQDGKPVYRKELLETRSWDEKMNLYPIPQAEYLKNNKLGQNKGW; encoded by the coding sequence ATGAAAAAGTATATTGTGATGGCAGGTTTGATGCTCTCTGTCTCCGGTTGCAGTCTGCTCGAGCTGGACGAGACTACCGGATTGACGCGCGAGGAGGCATTTGCTTATTTTGATAATGTCAGGGGATTGGCTACTTATGTATATAGCAGACTTCCCGACGAATTGGGAGGCATCGGAGGCGCCTTGCGCGAGTCGGCAACCGATAATTCCGTCTATATTTGGAGCGACAATAGTGTGCATACATTCTATAACAACGCCTGGAATCCCGTCAATACGGTAGACGATGTATGGGGAAGATGCTATGGAGCGATTCGTTCTTGCAACTCTTTCTTAGAGAATTACTCGCCCCAGCGTCTGGAGCGTTTCCGGTGGAACGACACCTACGATGAAGACATTGCCAAAGCGAATATGTACGGGCAGGAACTGCGGGTATTGCGTGCCTTTTTCTTTTTTGAGTTGGCCAAGCGATACGGAGACATTCCTTTGCTGACCCGTACCTATACGACGGACGAGATTAACAATGTGGAAAAAACAGCGTTTCATGAAGTGATAAACTTCATTTGCCGCGAATGCGATGAGGCTGCTCAACATTTGCCTGTGCGCCAGAAAGATTTCTGGGCCGAAAGCGGTCGTGTCACGAAAGGGACGGCTCAGGCTCTGAAAGCCCGTGCGCTGCTTTATGCCGCCAGTCCCTTGCACAATACGGCGCAAGAAGCATCACGTTGGGAAGCCGCGGCAAAGGCAGCCTACGCCCTTATCGAAGCGGGAAATTATTCGTTGCCGCCGATAGACAAGGACCCATTGTATCATAAAGATGGTGGCAATGAGGTACTGAAGTCTTCACAGCTCATCTTCGAACGTCGTTCGGGAGATACTTTCGATTATGAGGTAACCAATCTTCCCATCAGTTATGAAAAAGGGAAGACCGGTAATGTGCCTACACAAAATCTGGTCGACGCTTTTCAGATGGCAGACGGCACTGACTTTGACTGGACAGCCCTGGCCCCCGGAGCCAATCCGTATGCAAACAGAGACCCCCGTTTTTATCATACCGTTCTTTGCAACGGAGACACATGGATGCATACCGTCATCGAGGCTCACGAAGGAGGCAAGGACGGTGCGGGAACGGCGGGGACCACGAAGACGGGGTATTACCTGAAGAAGTATATGAATGAAACCGTGTCGCTGGTTCCTTCCAAAGAACGGAAGAAACCGCATCACTATGCGCTGTTCCGCTATGCCGAGGTATTGCTGAATTATGCCGAAGCAATGAATGAGTGGCGGGGAGCCGATTATACGGATGCCACTTTTCATCTCTCGGCGCGGGCTGCCCTGAATCAAGTGAGAGCTGCGGCCAAGATGCCTCCGGTGACGGCCGTTGGAGACGCTTTCAAGGAAAGTATCCGTCGCGAGCGCCGGGTGGAACTGGCTTTTGAGGATCATCGCTTTTGGGATATCCGGCGTTGGAAAATAGGTGAAAGCACGAAGAACATTTATTGTGTGCGAATCACCTTGCAAGACGGAAAGCCGGTGTATAGGAAAGAACTGCTCGAGACCCGTTCGTGGGACGAGAAGATGAATCTCTATCCTATTCCCCAAGCGGAATATCTGAAAAATAACAAGTTGGGTCAAAACAAAGGTTGGTAA
- a CDS encoding M24 family metallopeptidase, protein MLLPELKLRRDRIRSLMAQQDIDAALITCNVNLLYTYGRVVSGYLYLPLHAPARLFIKRPNNMTGEHVHPIRKPEQLPELLDECGLSIPSRLMLEGDELAFTEYNRLAACFPKTEVVPCGTSLIRKARSIKTDMEIEMFRRSGIAHAKAYEQIPSVYQPGMTDRQLSVEIERLMRLEGGLGIFRTFGQSMEIFMGSLLAGDNAMYPTPYDFALGGRGLDPSLPIGVDGSLLQPGQSFMVDMGGNFYGYMGDMSRVFSIGRLPEKAYAAHQTCLEIQEAVAEKAKPGVVCEDLYNIAINMVTKAGFADNFMGTTQKAKFIGHGIGLEINEMPVLAPRMKQELEPGMVFALEPKIVLPGIGPVGIENSWAVTEEGVEKLTLCKEEIVEV, encoded by the coding sequence ATGTTACTACCGGAATTAAAATTGAGACGCGACAGGATTCGCTCTCTGATGGCTCAACAAGACATTGACGCCGCCCTCATCACTTGCAATGTCAATCTGCTGTATACGTATGGACGCGTCGTAAGCGGCTACCTGTATTTGCCATTGCATGCTCCTGCCCGTTTATTCATCAAGCGTCCCAATAATATGACAGGAGAGCACGTGCATCCCATCCGTAAGCCCGAGCAGCTTCCTGAACTGTTGGACGAATGCGGATTGTCCATACCTTCCAGGTTGATGCTGGAGGGAGATGAACTCGCGTTTACGGAGTATAACCGTTTGGCGGCATGCTTCCCGAAGACGGAGGTTGTTCCTTGCGGCACTTCGCTTATACGGAAAGCTCGGAGCATAAAGACCGATATGGAGATTGAGATGTTCCGCCGTTCCGGCATTGCACATGCCAAGGCATACGAACAGATACCCTCGGTCTATCAGCCGGGAATGACCGACCGGCAACTTTCCGTTGAAATAGAGCGCTTGATGCGCTTGGAAGGCGGTTTGGGCATTTTCCGGACATTCGGACAGAGCATGGAGATTTTCATGGGCAGTCTTCTGGCCGGTGATAATGCCATGTATCCTACTCCCTACGACTTTGCCTTGGGAGGCAGAGGTCTCGACCCTTCGCTTCCCATTGGCGTGGATGGTTCTTTATTGCAGCCGGGGCAGAGCTTTATGGTGGATATGGGAGGAAACTTTTATGGCTATATGGGTGATATGAGTCGGGTATTCTCCATCGGTAGGCTACCGGAGAAAGCATACGCTGCGCATCAGACTTGTTTGGAGATACAAGAAGCCGTGGCCGAGAAAGCCAAACCCGGAGTTGTTTGTGAAGACCTTTATAATATAGCCATCAATATGGTGACCAAAGCCGGGTTTGCCGACAATTTTATGGGGACAACCCAAAAAGCCAAATTCATCGGTCACGGCATCGGTCTGGAGATAAACGAGATGCCTGTGCTGGCTCCACGCATGAAGCAGGAACTCGAACCGGGTATGGTCTTTGCATTGGAACCGAAGATTGTTCTTCCCGGCATAGGCCCCGTGGGTATCGAAAATTCTTGGGCAGTTACGGAAGAAGGAGTGGAGAAACTCACGCTATGCAAAGAAGAGATTGTTGAAGTTTAA